From a region of the Sphaerodactylus townsendi isolate TG3544 linkage group LG09, MPM_Stown_v2.3, whole genome shotgun sequence genome:
- the BASP1 gene encoding brain acid soluble protein 1, which translates to MGGKLSKKKKGYNVNDEKVKDKDKKAEGAAAEEGEASKENEQSQPATTEAAEVKENSKEEKGEKEAQMAANKTDDKEGEKGKAESQEEAKKSEPEKQEVAADTKVEPPKNHEQQAPKKEEPSSEAPKPSDPSSDAKASQPSEVTTSKGDGKSKEEGEAKKTEAPVPAAQETKSEVASDSKPSSSEAAPSSKETPATTEAPSSTPKASEPAAPPEEAKTSETPATLSDQTIAVKD; encoded by the coding sequence ATGGGAGGCAAactgagcaagaagaagaagggctACAATGTGAATGACGAGAAGGTGAAAGACAAGGACAAGAAGGCTGAGGGGgcagctgcagaggaaggggaggctTCAAAAGAGAATGAacagagccagccagccaccacagAGGCAGCTGAAGTGAAAGAGAACAGCAAGGAGGAGAAGGGTGAGAAGGAGGCTCAAATGGCTGCCAACAAGACGGACGacaaagaaggagagaaaggcaaagcaGAAAGCCAGGAAGAAGCTAAGAAGTCAGAGCCTGAGAAGCAAGAGGTGGCGGCTGACACCAAGGTGGAGCCACCGAAGAACCACGAGCAGCAGGCACCCAAGAAAGAGGAGCCCAGCAGCGAAGCGCCCAAACCCTCAGACCCCAGCAGTGATGCAAAAGCTTCCCAGCCTTCAGAAGTCACCACTAGTAAAGGAGATGGCAAgagcaaggaggagggggaggccaaAAAGACTGAGGCTCCAGTTCCTGCAGCCCAAGAAACTAAAAGCGAAGTGGCTTCAGACTCAAAACCTAGCAGCAGCGAGGCTGCGCCTTCTTCCAAGGAGACCCCGGCAACAACAGAAGCACCTAGTTCAACTCCAAAGGCCTCAGAGCCGGCAGCCCCACCAGAGGAAGCGAAAACGTCTGAAACTCCGGCTACTCTTTCGGATCAAACCATAGCAGTGAAAGATTAA